A region from the Maridesulfovibrio zosterae DSM 11974 genome encodes:
- a CDS encoding glycosyltransferase codes for MQILHISKYAHPERGGIETFVKDLSSAQIKRGHEVRILCHQQKTSCKTAITKNNGITITRVRVNCNMAFAPVSFSFASHLRKEISSSPPQVIHLHLPNPAVLFYRSIPDDIPCVVHWHADVHGTPNPCIRALYPFYRFFEQKCLAKADHIIATSPPYLSSSFSLAAWRQKSSVVPLGLDTDRYPSCTQEKSNPPLVLSVGRFAYYKGFEYLVRAAALIPEAKFIIAGSGPEHSRISKEVEKLGLSERVYLPGHITDQELFSLMQKASVFCLPSIDRAEAFGMVLLEAMRYGVPIVSTEISGSGTGWVNEHGGTGIVVPPADSQALKIAIKTIISNPQQAQRYGQAGKAKLENNFKIDQISSQIDDIYQSAITSKHR; via the coding sequence ATGCAGATTCTTCATATTAGCAAATATGCCCACCCGGAAAGAGGAGGGATAGAGACTTTTGTAAAAGATCTTTCTTCTGCCCAGATAAAAAGAGGTCATGAAGTAAGAATATTATGCCATCAGCAGAAAACTTCCTGCAAAACAGCTATAACCAAGAACAACGGCATTACAATTACCCGAGTCAGGGTTAATTGCAACATGGCATTCGCCCCTGTATCCTTTTCCTTTGCCAGCCACTTAAGAAAGGAAATATCTTCAAGCCCTCCACAAGTTATCCACCTGCACCTCCCCAACCCCGCAGTCCTTTTCTACAGAAGTATTCCAGATGACATTCCTTGCGTTGTCCACTGGCATGCCGATGTTCATGGAACTCCCAATCCGTGCATCAGGGCACTCTATCCTTTCTACAGATTTTTCGAGCAAAAATGCCTAGCTAAAGCTGATCACATTATCGCGACATCTCCTCCGTATTTGTCATCAAGTTTCTCCCTTGCAGCATGGCGTCAAAAAAGTTCAGTAGTACCACTGGGACTTGACACAGATAGATATCCTTCCTGCACACAGGAAAAAAGCAATCCTCCTTTAGTGCTGAGTGTCGGCAGATTCGCATATTACAAGGGATTTGAATATCTTGTCAGGGCTGCGGCCTTGATACCGGAAGCCAAATTCATAATTGCAGGGAGCGGGCCCGAACACAGCAGAATATCGAAAGAGGTCGAAAAACTAGGATTATCCGAGCGTGTTTACCTGCCAGGTCATATTACAGATCAGGAGTTATTTTCATTGATGCAAAAGGCGTCTGTTTTTTGCCTTCCATCTATTGATCGAGCGGAAGCTTTCGGTATGGTTCTGCTGGAAGCCATGAGATACGGGGTTCCGATTGTAAGCACCGAGATCTCAGGTTCCGGGACAGGCTGGGTAAATGAACACGGGGGGACCGGAATAGTCGTGCCTCCAGCAGACAGCCAAGCGCTGAAAATAGCAATAAAAACCATAATTTCAAACCCGCAACAAGCACAACGATATGGACAAGCAGGCAAAGCCAAACTTGAAAACAATTTCAAAATTGATCAGATTTCGTCACAAATTGACGATATATATCAGTCAGCCATCACTTCAAAACATCGATGA
- a CDS encoding lipoprotein: MRRIFILLALVVVLAGCSTHSSNEPESSNSTKKPSSSVIVNDIIVRDAKLP; encoded by the coding sequence ATGCGACGTATTTTTATTCTGTTGGCTCTAGTTGTGGTGTTAGCAGGGTGTTCCACCCACTCAAGTAACGAACCTGAAAGCTCCAATTCAACTAAAAAACCTAGCTCTTCGGTTATTGTGAACGATATTATCGTCAGAGATGCCAAATTGCCTTAA
- a CDS encoding DegT/DnrJ/EryC1/StrS family aminotransferase yields the protein MFKFPLMDDNITRDDLDVLIDFLQGMPRLTQSRNVAAFEKEWSDWLGVKYSVFVNSGASANLATITALKHLYGDGEVIVPPLTWVSDISAVLWNGMTPVFADINPRTLCMDEDEILTKITDKTRAVFMTYVQGFNGLSDRLLSELKKRGIPLIEDVCESHGATFNGQRLGSFGLASNFSFYFAHHMSTVEGGMICTNDEEMYNAVRMLRSHGMTREAPSNHIRERYEKENPELSPDFIFAFPAFNIRSSEINAVLGRSQLKKLNCNNEIRTRNFKLFLKLIDAEKYRTDFEVEGSCNYAFNLVIKNPDFEFRDRLEKTMDKAGIEFRRGSSGGGNQLRQHYLKGIVEPDAYKIFHEVEHIHHFAYYIGNYPSLEEDRVVELCNILNCVE from the coding sequence ATGTTCAAATTTCCGCTCATGGATGACAATATCACCCGCGATGATCTGGATGTCCTGATAGATTTTCTGCAGGGAATGCCTCGCCTTACTCAGTCCAGGAATGTAGCTGCCTTTGAAAAAGAATGGTCTGACTGGCTTGGTGTTAAATATTCCGTATTCGTCAACTCCGGTGCATCTGCCAACCTAGCGACCATCACCGCGCTCAAGCATCTGTACGGGGACGGGGAAGTCATTGTGCCTCCCCTCACTTGGGTTTCGGATATATCCGCAGTACTCTGGAACGGCATGACTCCGGTTTTCGCCGACATCAATCCCCGTACACTGTGTATGGATGAAGATGAGATCCTTACCAAAATCACGGACAAGACCCGCGCTGTTTTCATGACTTATGTTCAAGGATTTAACGGGTTGAGTGATCGTCTGCTGAGCGAGCTGAAAAAACGAGGTATCCCGCTCATTGAAGATGTATGTGAATCCCATGGTGCGACCTTTAACGGACAGCGGCTCGGATCATTCGGGCTTGCCTCAAATTTTTCTTTCTATTTTGCCCACCACATGTCTACCGTTGAGGGGGGCATGATCTGCACCAATGATGAGGAAATGTATAATGCTGTCAGAATGCTGCGTTCCCACGGCATGACCCGTGAGGCTCCGAGTAATCATATCCGGGAACGTTACGAAAAGGAAAACCCGGAACTTTCTCCGGATTTTATCTTTGCATTTCCAGCATTCAACATCCGATCAAGCGAAATCAATGCGGTTCTGGGGCGCAGCCAGCTAAAAAAACTTAATTGTAATAATGAAATACGCACCCGCAATTTTAAGCTGTTCCTTAAGCTTATTGACGCTGAAAAATACCGTACAGATTTCGAGGTGGAAGGCAGCTGCAACTACGCCTTCAACCTTGTAATTAAAAATCCTGATTTTGAATTCAGGGATCGACTCGAAAAAACTATGGACAAAGCGGGGATTGAATTTCGCCGAGGCAGTTCAGGAGGTGGCAACCAACTGCGCCAGCACTATCTCAAGGGTATTGTTGAGCCCGATGCTTACAAAATCTTTCACGAAGTGGAGCATATCCATCATTTTGCCTACTACATCGGCAACTATCCTTCTCTTGAAGAAGATAGGGTCGTTGAGCTCTGCAACATTCTAAACTGTGTGGAATAA
- a CDS encoding B12-binding domain-containing radical SAM protein, whose protein sequence is MNSCDIVLVKPGSQKALYGDLSDFKLTGLEPPLWGAILAGFLRGKGFDVLLLDAEVEGWSWEETARQIKNTNPVLAVVSVSGSNPSASTMNMVGASAIINNLKEIDPNIPTAISGLHPSALPEETLREEASDFIIRGEGFHTFPKLIEALKAGEEEFPIAGLLYEKDGREIVNPQPELLADLDSLPMPAWDMLPMEKYRAHNWHCFDDISKRQPYAVLYTSLGCPFKCTFCCINSLFGKNTIRYRSINSVMIEIDELVNRYGVRNIKIMDEMFAMNEKRVTELCNRIIERNYDLNFWAYARVNTVSQRMLAKMKQAGINWLAYGFESGSKRVIKDVTKGYDTDKVMEVVGQTYAEGIYICGNYIFGLPEDDYKSMNETLALMFEINAEWSNIYSAMALPGSKLYDMALENKWALPESWQAYSQYAYKTLPLPTKYLSGGQVLAFRDYAFDAYYKNPAYLNMINSKFGEETMKHITGMAEKRLDRKYAVI, encoded by the coding sequence ATGAATTCCTGCGATATAGTCCTGGTCAAACCCGGCAGTCAGAAAGCCTTATATGGAGATTTATCCGATTTCAAACTCACCGGACTGGAACCTCCTTTGTGGGGAGCCATTCTGGCCGGTTTTCTCCGAGGCAAAGGATTTGATGTCCTTCTGCTGGATGCTGAAGTTGAAGGATGGAGCTGGGAGGAAACAGCGCGGCAGATTAAAAATACGAATCCCGTTCTGGCGGTTGTTTCAGTCTCGGGCTCAAATCCATCTGCTTCCACCATGAATATGGTCGGGGCCAGTGCCATAATAAACAATCTCAAAGAGATTGATCCTAATATTCCCACCGCCATTTCCGGTCTGCATCCAAGCGCTCTGCCTGAGGAGACTCTCCGGGAGGAAGCGTCGGACTTTATCATTCGAGGCGAGGGCTTTCATACTTTTCCCAAGCTTATCGAAGCGCTCAAAGCCGGAGAAGAGGAATTTCCAATTGCAGGATTGTTGTATGAAAAGGACGGGCGGGAAATAGTTAATCCGCAGCCTGAACTTCTGGCTGATCTGGATTCCCTGCCTATGCCTGCCTGGGACATGCTGCCTATGGAAAAGTACCGCGCTCATAACTGGCATTGCTTTGACGATATATCCAAAAGACAGCCTTATGCTGTTTTGTATACTAGTCTGGGCTGTCCGTTCAAATGCACATTCTGCTGTATCAATTCACTTTTCGGGAAAAATACTATCCGCTACCGTAGCATTAATTCGGTAATGATTGAGATCGACGAGCTGGTTAATCGCTATGGGGTCCGCAATATCAAGATCATGGACGAGATGTTCGCTATGAATGAAAAGCGGGTCACTGAACTATGCAACCGCATTATCGAGCGCAATTATGATTTGAATTTCTGGGCTTATGCGCGGGTGAATACTGTATCTCAGCGCATGCTGGCCAAAATGAAGCAGGCCGGCATCAACTGGTTGGCCTACGGATTTGAATCCGGTTCTAAACGGGTCATCAAAGATGTAACCAAAGGATATGATACCGACAAGGTCATGGAAGTTGTAGGTCAGACCTACGCAGAAGGAATTTACATTTGCGGTAACTACATTTTCGGACTGCCCGAAGACGATTACAAATCCATGAACGAAACTCTCGCTCTGATGTTTGAGATCAACGCAGAGTGGTCAAATATCTATTCTGCAATGGCGCTTCCCGGTTCCAAACTTTATGATATGGCTTTGGAAAATAAATGGGCTCTGCCCGAATCCTGGCAGGCCTATTCCCAGTACGCTTACAAGACTCTGCCGCTGCCAACCAAATATCTTTCGGGCGGTCAGGTTCTCGCCTTTCGTGATTATGCTTTCGACGCTTATTATAAAAATCCAGCATATCTAAATATGATTAATTCCAAGTTCGGTGAAGAAACCATGAAGCACATAACAGGCATGGCCGAGAAGCGACTGGACAGGAAATATGCTGTCATATAG
- a CDS encoding glycosyltransferase family 2 protein: protein MSAMLDSVAVIIPAFNEVETIGSIVRENVALGYHTFVVDDCSTDSTYVAAKEAGADVIKLPCRSGAWAAIQAGMRYVYRKEQYDLFVTMDADGQHQPQYISLLLENYNCLRVNVVIGSCTQRGSRSRRFTWNLFYQLTRLKIRDMTSGFKLYDRKAVEILLTPQAVLFDYQDLGPLLLLRRHGIKFHETPMYMPPRRNGCSRIFNSWFSVFVYLFKTFIWVFSDWLAKPGERSERMDGYDSI from the coding sequence ATGAGTGCCATGCTAGACTCTGTCGCTGTCATAATTCCAGCTTTCAATGAAGTGGAAACTATTGGTTCAATAGTCAGGGAAAATGTTGCTCTTGGTTATCATACATTCGTAGTTGATGATTGCAGCACTGATTCCACATATGTTGCCGCCAAGGAGGCGGGGGCTGATGTTATAAAACTTCCATGTCGTTCAGGGGCATGGGCTGCTATTCAGGCAGGGATGAGGTATGTGTACCGGAAAGAGCAGTATGACCTATTTGTCACTATGGATGCAGACGGGCAACATCAGCCTCAATACATTTCTTTACTACTGGAAAATTATAACTGCTTGAGAGTTAATGTTGTAATCGGCAGTTGTACACAACGTGGCAGCCGGTCTAGAAGGTTTACTTGGAACCTCTTTTATCAGCTTACTCGGTTAAAAATCCGTGATATGACTTCTGGATTTAAATTATATGACAGAAAAGCTGTGGAGATTTTATTGACTCCGCAAGCGGTTCTTTTTGATTATCAGGATCTTGGACCTTTGCTGCTTTTGAGGAGGCACGGGATTAAATTTCACGAAACTCCCATGTATATGCCTCCTAGACGGAACGGGTGTTCTAGAATTTTCAATTCTTGGTTTTCGGTCTTTGTATACCTTTTTAAAACATTTATCTGGGTGTTCTCGGACTGGCTGGCTAAGCCTGGGGAACGGAGTGAAAGAATGGATGGCTATGACTCTATTTAA
- a CDS encoding alpha/beta hydrolase: MKKINSKILYSLLTTLLLSFFLSSCTSFNHQSFGREHGFDSKVFSEKKFSIQGYQRGKAKRLRVYIEGDGKAWLSRSRPSSDPTPNNPVSFYLAAEDNSPAVLYLARPCQYVEKENRRNCIVPFWTSARFSELIINDLNKALDEAKSVAGANDLELVGYSGGGAVAVLLAARRDDVDLIVTVAGNLDHSFWTDFHNVSPLRYSLNPADVAEKVQHIRQIHIVSFDDAVIPESVCRSYLSRMTDLSMVTVIRVDDIGHTGDWRLVVKRVLP, encoded by the coding sequence ATGAAGAAAATTAATTCAAAGATTTTATATTCGCTTCTCACTACACTTCTTTTAAGTTTCTTTCTTTCCAGCTGCACTTCTTTCAATCACCAATCATTTGGCCGGGAACACGGTTTTGACAGTAAAGTGTTCTCTGAAAAAAAATTTAGTATTCAAGGTTACCAGCGTGGAAAGGCTAAGCGTCTGCGCGTATACATTGAAGGAGATGGTAAAGCCTGGCTTTCAAGGAGCAGACCTTCCAGTGACCCCACCCCGAATAATCCAGTGTCCTTTTATCTGGCCGCGGAAGATAACAGCCCGGCTGTTCTTTACCTTGCCCGCCCATGTCAATACGTTGAAAAGGAAAACAGACGGAATTGTATTGTTCCATTCTGGACTTCTGCTCGTTTTTCAGAACTCATAATCAATGATTTAAATAAAGCACTGGATGAAGCCAAGTCAGTAGCCGGGGCTAATGATCTTGAACTGGTAGGTTATTCTGGAGGTGGGGCTGTAGCTGTGCTGCTTGCAGCTCGCAGGGATGATGTTGATTTGATAGTGACTGTTGCTGGAAATCTCGATCATTCCTTTTGGACTGATTTTCATAATGTTTCACCTTTGCGGTATTCTTTGAATCCAGCTGATGTGGCTGAAAAAGTTCAGCATATAAGGCAGATACATATTGTCAGTTTCGATGATGCCGTGATCCCTGAGTCTGTATGCAGAAGTTATTTATCACGAATGACTGACCTGAGTATGGTTACGGTTATCAGAGTGGACGATATAGGGCATACGGGTGATTGGCGTTTAGTGGTAAAACGGGTACTTCCATAA
- a CDS encoding alpha-ketoacid dehydrogenase subunit beta, with the protein MPWSRINLDTVEHDYHSGGLDARRLSYAQAINESLAQALEQDKSVYVMGQGVDDPSGMFGATLGLDKTFGSDRVFDTPLAETALTGIALGSAIAGMRPVYFHNRPDFLTLAMDQILNHASKWHYMFGGAACAPMVIWACVGRGWGSAAQHSQALQGLFMHIPGLKMIMPSTCYDTKGLMLSAIKENNPVLIIEHRLNFRQEGYVPEDMYTIPLGRGAIRRKGKDVTVLGISHLANDAFTAATELAEEGIDVEVIDPRTLKPFDEELVLESVKKTGKLVIADTGWRTGGVTAEIAATIAEKGFEYLKAPIKRVTAPDLPTPSAYVLEEAYYAGVSELKDAIRETAKR; encoded by the coding sequence ATGCCTTGGTCACGAATTAATCTCGATACAGTTGAACACGATTATCATAGCGGAGGTCTTGATGCCCGCCGTCTGTCCTACGCACAGGCCATTAATGAATCTCTGGCCCAGGCTCTTGAACAGGACAAGTCCGTCTATGTAATGGGGCAGGGAGTGGACGATCCTTCCGGAATGTTCGGTGCCACCCTCGGACTGGATAAAACATTCGGCTCCGATCGTGTATTCGACACCCCTCTCGCTGAAACAGCCCTTACCGGCATAGCTCTCGGTTCAGCTATTGCAGGCATGCGCCCTGTTTATTTTCATAACCGACCCGACTTCCTGACTCTGGCCATGGACCAAATTCTAAATCATGCCTCCAAGTGGCATTACATGTTTGGGGGTGCCGCCTGTGCTCCCATGGTCATCTGGGCCTGTGTAGGGAGAGGGTGGGGATCTGCAGCTCAGCACTCCCAAGCCCTACAGGGACTGTTCATGCATATTCCGGGGCTGAAAATGATAATGCCCTCTACCTGTTACGATACCAAAGGGCTCATGCTCTCAGCCATCAAGGAAAACAATCCGGTCTTGATCATTGAACACCGTCTCAATTTCCGTCAAGAAGGATATGTCCCTGAAGATATGTATACCATTCCGTTGGGTAGGGGCGCTATCCGCCGTAAAGGCAAGGACGTTACTGTGCTGGGGATTTCCCATCTTGCAAATGATGCATTCACTGCCGCAACAGAGCTAGCCGAAGAAGGCATTGATGTGGAAGTTATAGACCCCCGAACTTTAAAGCCCTTTGATGAGGAGTTAGTGTTAGAGTCCGTGAAAAAAACCGGAAAGCTGGTTATTGCCGATACCGGATGGCGTACGGGAGGAGTTACTGCAGAGATAGCTGCCACTATAGCTGAAAAAGGATTTGAGTATCTCAAGGCACCAATCAAAAGGGTAACGGCTCCGGACCTGCCGACACCTTCGGCTTACGTGCTTGAAGAGGCGTACTATGCCGGAGTTTCTGAACTCAAAGACGCCATTCGCGAAACGGCAAAAAGGTAG
- a CDS encoding DUF2304 domain-containing protein, with the protein MAMTLFKYIPSALSVFFVLTIFFLIRKQRFGIFQTVWWLFSAFSILVLGLFPSFADKLGSIIGIHYPPILPIILAICMLFVKILTMDIERTRQEIKIRILIQKLGTQEAELQDLKDALAEKKR; encoded by the coding sequence ATGGCTATGACTCTATTTAAATATATCCCCTCTGCACTATCTGTATTTTTTGTTTTAACTATTTTTTTTCTTATCAGAAAACAGCGTTTTGGTATCTTTCAGACCGTATGGTGGCTTTTTTCTGCGTTCAGCATTCTTGTTCTAGGACTCTTTCCGTCATTTGCTGATAAGCTCGGCAGCATCATCGGTATTCATTATCCTCCAATATTGCCTATAATCTTGGCTATATGTATGCTTTTTGTCAAAATACTTACGATGGATATAGAACGTACTAGGCAGGAGATAAAAATACGGATTCTTATCCAGAAACTAGGAACACAGGAAGCAGAGTTGCAGGACTTAAAAGATGCATTGGCAGAAAAAAAGAGGTAG
- a CDS encoding glycosyltransferase family 4 protein, giving the protein MKKILVNAIPMTVVGTGVGRYLRGLYGTLEKKFSDRLEISYFTGKEIIRNIPNSEGPGWKETLGRVLWRMPFPVAFGARLISHLPVEKRFRALSHDFHVYHEAAYFPFKAAGVKNLFTIHDLSLLRYPQWHPRERVLYWRTFFQRRLGLVDSFCAVSAFTKQEMVEYLKIDPELIRVTPLGVDAGIFNPVHDEEAQTFIECAGVPKKFIFFVGSGDPRKNIDALVKAVGETKCRLPLVTAGWSGWSTGHEKGIIKMGYVSDRVLAQLYRKALMMVMPSEYEGFGLPVVEAMACGCPVVISRAVALREVGGDAVVSVENVHDSKLFSSAIDELACSREMRMQLSDLGLERAVSFNWQDTASKTAKEFL; this is encoded by the coding sequence ATGAAAAAAATATTGGTCAATGCAATCCCAATGACAGTAGTCGGTACCGGGGTCGGAAGATATCTGCGAGGTCTTTACGGAACTCTCGAAAAAAAATTTTCGGATCGGCTTGAGATCAGCTATTTTACAGGTAAAGAGATTATCAGGAATATTCCTAACTCAGAAGGTCCGGGATGGAAAGAAACTTTGGGGCGTGTGCTTTGGCGTATGCCATTTCCGGTAGCCTTCGGGGCAAGACTCATAAGTCATTTGCCTGTTGAAAAACGGTTTCGAGCTTTGAGTCATGATTTTCACGTATACCATGAGGCTGCATATTTCCCCTTCAAGGCTGCTGGGGTAAAGAATTTATTCACAATACATGACCTGTCTTTACTTCGTTACCCGCAGTGGCATCCGCGCGAAAGAGTTTTATATTGGAGAACTTTTTTTCAACGTAGACTTGGCTTAGTTGATTCCTTTTGCGCAGTTTCCGCGTTTACAAAGCAGGAAATGGTTGAATATCTCAAAATTGATCCTGAGTTGATCAGAGTAACCCCTCTCGGGGTTGATGCCGGTATTTTTAACCCGGTACACGATGAAGAAGCACAAACTTTTATTGAGTGTGCTGGAGTGCCCAAGAAATTTATTTTTTTTGTGGGTAGTGGGGATCCTCGTAAAAATATTGATGCACTGGTTAAAGCTGTGGGGGAAACTAAATGCAGGCTGCCCTTGGTTACTGCAGGCTGGAGCGGCTGGAGTACCGGTCACGAAAAAGGGATTATCAAAATGGGATATGTTTCTGATCGGGTACTGGCTCAGCTGTACCGTAAAGCCTTGATGATGGTTATGCCCAGTGAATATGAAGGGTTTGGGCTGCCTGTGGTGGAGGCTATGGCCTGCGGATGTCCAGTTGTTATTTCAAGAGCAGTAGCCCTTAGAGAAGTAGGCGGGGATGCAGTTGTGTCTGTAGAAAATGTCCACGATTCTAAACTTTTTTCTAGTGCAATTGATGAATTGGCTTGTTCGCGAGAAATGAGAATGCAATTGTCTGATTTGGGCCTTGAGCGTGCAGTTTCTTTCAATTGGCAGGATACCGCAAGTAAGACAGCTAAGGAATTTTTATAG
- a CDS encoding GDP-L-fucose synthase family protein, which translates to MNKNIRIYVASADKAIGAATIKAFENAGYTGILRAEEPNLADQAAVNFFFAEEQPQWVVLAAGKSGGISYNRKYPADLIYNNLMVEANVINSAHESGVEKLLYLASSCSYPRLCKQPIKEEYLLTGPLEPTNQPYAVAKIAGIELCRAYRKQHGDNFIAAVPTNYFGPGDDFSPENSHVIGALIRRMHEAREISAPKVEIWGTGSPRREFIYSEDLGRACMFLLEKYESADLINISTGYSLSIGQLSEIIKKVVGYQGELTFDTSKPDGMPVKELDASLLTGMGWKAEIDFYDALRSTYDWFLDQEFKNKEI; encoded by the coding sequence ATGAATAAGAATATCAGAATTTACGTGGCCAGTGCAGACAAGGCCATTGGTGCGGCCACTATCAAAGCGTTTGAAAATGCGGGATATACTGGGATTCTTCGTGCCGAAGAACCGAATCTTGCTGATCAGGCAGCAGTAAATTTTTTTTTTGCAGAAGAACAACCGCAATGGGTTGTTCTTGCGGCGGGTAAGTCCGGTGGAATTTCTTATAACAGAAAATATCCTGCCGACCTTATCTATAATAATCTGATGGTAGAAGCCAACGTTATCAATTCGGCTCATGAATCAGGGGTTGAGAAACTGCTTTATCTGGCAAGTTCCTGCTCCTATCCACGGTTATGCAAGCAGCCCATCAAGGAAGAATACCTGCTCACCGGCCCTCTGGAACCCACAAACCAGCCTTATGCAGTGGCCAAGATCGCTGGTATAGAATTATGCAGGGCTTACCGTAAGCAGCACGGAGACAACTTTATTGCTGCGGTTCCTACTAATTATTTCGGACCGGGCGATGATTTCAGCCCTGAAAACTCCCATGTAATCGGTGCGCTAATTCGGCGCATGCATGAAGCTCGTGAAATATCCGCACCCAAAGTTGAAATATGGGGAACTGGCAGTCCGCGCAGGGAATTTATATACTCCGAAGATCTTGGCCGGGCCTGTATGTTTCTGCTTGAAAAATATGAATCCGCTGACCTGATCAATATCAGTACAGGATATTCCCTGTCTATCGGGCAACTTTCCGAAATAATCAAAAAAGTGGTCGGCTACCAGGGGGAATTGACCTTTGATACCAGCAAACCTGATGGTATGCCAGTCAAGGAGCTTGATGCCTCATTGCTTACCGGAATGGGCTGGAAAGCTGAGATTGATTTTTATGATGCGCTTAGATCCACCTATGACTGGTTCCTGGACCAGGAATTTAAAAATAAAGAGATTTAA
- a CDS encoding autotransporter outer membrane beta-barrel domain-containing protein has protein sequence MKKIILLSLLCVLISCSLALAETNGQSQANNDVVRTTSQALTTMVQGRVATIAAPKPAGIKSGGSAPSGVKLESQNAIDGNGNINLSFNAEELGLASGDGANDFGVWAMGSYTYFASTASGARYDADTYNFLLGADYKIIPDLMFGLAVGYGVLDLDKKDWNNGADTGTLKTDYEWTVMPYMAYNITDTTIFDGAFAYTNSRYKDSDGINTGKYDSDRYLTSLGVSQYFMLDNWTLSGRLGYMYVGGDLSSYSRGTADISNPDSYLSQMNLEAKAAYLINGWIEPYATLRYYYDLGVSTRPVKSDYDEFESILGLTMYATDQWTLGFEGGATVGRADYESYRGQASIRFEF, from the coding sequence ATGAAAAAAATTATCCTTCTCTCTTTGCTATGCGTTCTTATTTCCTGCTCTTTAGCTCTTGCTGAGACTAATGGTCAGAGTCAGGCCAATAATGATGTTGTTCGCACTACCAGTCAGGCCCTTACTACAATGGTCCAAGGGCGTGTCGCGACAATTGCAGCTCCTAAGCCTGCCGGAATTAAATCCGGTGGATCAGCTCCTTCAGGAGTTAAGCTGGAATCACAAAATGCTATTGATGGAAATGGGAATATTAACCTTTCCTTTAATGCAGAAGAGCTTGGTCTTGCCTCAGGTGACGGAGCAAATGATTTTGGTGTTTGGGCAATGGGATCATATACCTATTTCGCAAGTACTGCTTCTGGAGCAAGATATGATGCGGATACTTATAACTTCCTTTTAGGTGCCGATTATAAAATTATTCCTGATTTAATGTTCGGTCTTGCCGTTGGCTACGGCGTGCTGGATCTGGATAAAAAGGATTGGAATAACGGGGCCGACACCGGTACACTGAAGACTGACTATGAATGGACCGTAATGCCTTACATGGCATATAATATTACCGATACGACCATCTTTGATGGCGCATTTGCTTATACTAATTCTCGCTATAAGGATAGCGATGGAATCAATACCGGTAAGTATGACTCTGACAGGTATCTTACCAGCCTTGGTGTGTCACAGTACTTTATGCTGGACAACTGGACTTTGAGTGGAAGGCTCGGATATATGTATGTAGGTGGTGACCTTTCTTCATATTCCCGTGGCACAGCAGATATCTCCAACCCGGATAGCTATTTGAGCCAGATGAACTTGGAAGCAAAAGCTGCCTACTTGATTAATGGTTGGATTGAACCTTATGCTACTCTCAGATATTACTATGATCTCGGTGTATCAACCCGTCCGGTTAAGTCCGACTATGATGAATTTGAAAGTATTCTTGGTCTGACCATGTATGCAACTGACCAGTGGACTCTCGGATTTGAAGGTGGAGCAACTGTTGGTCGCGCCGATTACGAATCCTACAGAGGACAGGCTTCTATTCGATTCGAATTCTAA